In the genome of Arabidopsis thaliana chromosome 4, partial sequence, the window aaaatattggaCTTGGTCATGAGTTTATGGCCTTTGGTAATGAATACATTTGTGTCTAGATTTCTAGATGACTTCCatattttttcatacaaattcttcttcaaacaTGCATTATTCCAGTAATCAAACATCCCAAGATATTGAACAATGACAAATATGGAATTAATCAGACCGATTTTAGTATTCAATTTACGAGGAATCTCACCAAATTATCTGTCAAAAGTACAAACAAACACTCACGTTTAGTGGTTAAGGGAAGCACGTCGATTTTGAAGACTAATGTGAtaaatcttcttttatatatcaCATAAGAAAAGTGTGTTTACGAAACGAAAGACCATCAAATATGTCTCCCCTTATCTCTAATACATTTGCTTATATAACTAAACCTATCTATCACCAATTATGTGGTTGCAGCACACACCAGAGAACACCGAATCTCTTAAACCATATTACATCAATTTCTGCTCACTATGCAGAGAGCTACAAATctaagaataaaaacaaaaagtctcCTTTTAAGTTACAATCACAACCCAAAGGAAGAAATATCGGGTTCTCATTGTTGCGGCCACGGTCAGCTAGCCGCGACAGGATCGGTTATCGGACTTGCATTTAACAGTTGATGCTGCACAGTTTTGCTACCTGATACAGAGTTGTTCTTATCAACTCGAGAGATCAGGTTCTCTGTTTTCCCTGTTGCTTGCGCTTTCAGTTGATCCTGCAGAGGAATAACTAGCGTTATTATGATCAATAGACTTATGATTACTGTTCAAAATGCGAGTAGATTGTTACCAATATAGCTTCGTTCTCCAGCCGTAGTTTCTCAGACTCATTGTTTAGCTGGCCTAGTTTAGACCTCAGAGACATGTTCTCAGCTACTAATGCGTCAACTTTGACAGATAGTTGTTCTGTTTCAGCCTATGTGAACAACAAACAATCCATTAAGTAAATATGAAAATCTATCAGCTCTCATCATTAGTCTTTAGTTACAAAATGTTTAGTAGCAATCACCTGCTTCCTCAGTCTTGACCTCCTAGCAGATTCTCGGTTTGactgttttctcttctctcgttTAACCTCTTTTTCATTCTGCAGATAAACACACACTAACaccaataaacaaacaaaagggGATGTCACGAATAAATGAAGTCAACGAGAGTGGCACAAGAATACTATACCCATGGCTGTGGCACACCGTTCATGCCAGCAGAGTTTTGGAAACTCATTGCTGTGGGCATAACAGGAGTCCCCATAGTCACATCGGGTTTCTCATTTTCACCTCTAAGAGGCAGACTGTTTTGAGATGAGGGTCTTTCACCTACCAAGTACAAAAGCCATTAGCTTTAAATAGTTGTAAACATTAAAAGCATACAATTATTTGCGTTGTGTTATTTTTCAGGAAGAAATACCAGTGCTTGGTGATCTTTGTTGCCTTCTTTTCCTCCTAGATTGTTCTCCCTGtggtaataaaaaaagaagaatatgaataAAGATCGCAAAAGATAAATCTAAACCTAGTTCAGAGCAGAGAGGACGAGTCCATACCCCAGTTGTATTACCATCACTACCATTGCTAGAGCCATCATTCTCGGAGCTAGTTGATATCAAAACCACGTTAGATTCTATATATCTAAGTATCTATTGAATAAGAAAGAGTTGAGGCTAGTTTGACAAACCTCTGAGAACTCCTATGTTCACTGCTGCTATGTTCAGCACTCCCAACTTTGTTATTGCTTATTGACATTGCAAGTCCATCGAACTCTTTCAGCTTTTTCATGAACCCATGATCTGAGTTTCCAGCTGAATTAGCTGGTGCATCAATGGTCAAAGGGGTTGTAACCTGCAAACATTCTCATACATTCATATCCAATATCCATCATACTGCACATTTCACACAGAAACATCACAAGACAATTGACTTACTCCAGATGCTGATTGAGAAACAGGACCTTGTGGTTGTGAGCCCTGGTAAAGTAAAGTAGGAAAACACAAATCAGTAAATCTGGTCTTTTCAACTATTTGTTGATATAAAGTAACCACTAAAAGGAAGGGAGGATTACCATTTGAACACCAGGATGAGCATAAACTCCACCAGGAGGGCAAAATGGTGGATATGGTGCTCCATAAGGAGCCATCATTGgctacaacaacaaagaaagatcaaactcAATCCAAAGTAACAGATATACATTCAACAAGTTTAATATAAGTACCGATGGAGACGCCCACATATAAGGCGGTGGAGCATGACCAGGCGCCAAATTTGAGTTGTAATATTGAGGTATACCAACTCTAGGCCCATAATATGCCTACAAATATCATGAGAAACAAGCTAAAATCACTCAGGCTAATAAAACACAATTCACAcagcagaaacaaaacaaggtcaaagaa includes:
- the GBF2 gene encoding G-box binding factor 2 (G-box binding factor 2 (GBF2); CONTAINS InterPro DOMAIN/s: Basic-leucine zipper (bZIP) transcription factor (InterPro:IPR004827), G-box binding, MFMR (InterPro:IPR012900), bZIP transcription factor, bZIP-1 (InterPro:IPR011616); BEST Arabidopsis thaliana protein match is: G-box binding factor 3 (TAIR:AT2G46270.2); Has 2070 Blast hits to 2052 proteins in 232 species: Archae - 2; Bacteria - 25; Metazoa - 517; Fungi - 137; Plants - 1237; Viruses - 1; Other Eukaryotes - 151 (source: NCBI BLink).) yields the protein MGSNEEGNPTNNSDKPSQAAAPEQSNVHVYHHDWAAMQAYYGPRVGIPQYYNSNLAPGHAPPPYMWASPSPMMAPYGAPYPPFCPPGGVYAHPGVQMGSQPQGPVSQSASGVTTPLTIDAPANSAGNSDHGFMKKLKEFDGLAMSISNNKVGSAEHSSSEHRSSQSSENDGSSNGSDGNTTGGEQSRRKRRQQRSPSTGERPSSQNSLPLRGENEKPDVTMGTPVMPTAMSFQNSAGMNGVPQPWNEKEVKREKRKQSNRESARRSRLRKQAETEQLSVKVDALVAENMSLRSKLGQLNNESEKLRLENEAILDQLKAQATGKTENLISRVDKNNSVSGSKTVQHQLLNASPITDPVAAS